The sequence below is a genomic window from Lentimicrobium saccharophilum.
GGACCATTGACCAGAACTACCGCACCATTTCCAATTCACTTTACCGGGGATGGAACTGGGACAATATTCTTTCGTATTCCAAAATCGTGAATGAAAAACATTATTTCTCCGCACTGGCCGGGTTTACCATGAATCAGAAGAATTACAGATACAACAGCAACCAGGTGAGGGGATTTGCATTCGAAGACGAATATCAGGCAATTTTCCTGAATGGTACCGACTGGACAGTTAAACCGATCGAAGAAATCTGGGATGAGGCTTACGTTTCAGTCCTCGGACGTGCTTCCTATTCATACGATGACCGCTATTTTATTACCGGTAGTCTCCGCAGGGATGCTTCATCAAAACTCAGTCCGGATAATAACTCAGATATTTTCCCGGCAGTTTCGGCATCCTGGAAGTTGTCGTCAGAATCATTTATGAAACAGGTGACGGCTGTTAGTTTCGCCAAACTTCGTATCAGCTGGGGTCAGGTAGGTAATATCAACTCAGTAAGAAGATTCATATATGCCCCGCCTTATCAGGTAACCAGCTGGCCTTTATTCCTTGGCCCTGACGGTGAAAATCAGGGGTATGGTATTTTCCAGCCTACTATCCCGAATCCTGACCTGAAATGGGAACGTACCGAGCAAACCAATATTGGTATTGATGTTGGTTTCCTGCAAAACAGGCTGATGCTTACTGCTGATTATTTCTTCAAGCACACCAAAGATCTTATAGAAGAAATGCCTATCTCTTCTGTTGCCGGTGTTGCCTCCCCGCCTGAATTCAATATCGGAGAAGTTGAAAACCGCGGATGGGAATTTACGCTTAACTACAATGAAAAAGTAGGGGATGTAAATCTTAACTTCAACGGAAACATCGGATTTGTTAAAAACGAAGTGATCAGCATTGGTGAAACCGAATTTATCGCCCACACCAATGATGTTAACTCCATGAAACCATTGCAGTCGACAGCAGGTCAGCCATGGCATTCCTATTACCTGATTGATGCAGTTGGAATTTTCAGGAGTCAGGATGAGATTAATGCCTACACCTGGACCGATCCCGAAACCAACACGACATCACTTATTCAACCCAATGCCAAACCCGGTGACCTCAAATTCCTTGATGCCAACAATGATGGCAAGATCAATGATGAAGACCGCATATACATGGGTGCTTACGACATGCCCGATTTCATCTACGGTTTTAACGTCGGTGCCAACTGGAGAAACTTCAGCCTTAATATGTTCTTCCAGGGAGTTAAGGGCGTAATGGTATTCAATGGTGTTAAAGCCATGACATACTCAGGCCTGAAAGGCTGGAACATGAGCACAGATATTCTGGATTCATACAATTACGATCCAAATTCAGAGATTCCCCGCTTGTCAGTAGTTGAAGATCCCAATGGCAACTATTCAAAGGTTTCTGACTTCTTCCTTGAAAAAGCCGATTACCTGAGGCTTAAAAATCTGAATTTCTCTTATACCCTGCCAAAGAGTCTGGTAACCAAAGCCGGCCTTGCTTCTACCTCGAACATCAGGTTGTATTTCAACGGAGAGAATCTGGTTACTTTCACCAACTACTCTGCATTTGACCCCGAAGTCGGCAACCTTGGAGTTGACGGCGGCAGATTCCCTGTCTCGAGGATGTACAGTTTTGGCATCAATGTTTCATTCTAAATAACTGAAAATCATGAAAAAGAACATAATAATTATATCAACACTTCTGATTGCACTGATGTTCTCATCATGCGAGAAGTTTCTGGAATATGAGCCTTACGGCCAGCCCAATCAGCTGTCGAACATGACAGACGAGCAGGCAATGCAGGCTGTTTATTCACTCTTCTACTGGCAGTATCGTGAGGGAACCATGGGTCGTGGTTTCATGTGGTACGAAAACTGCAGCGATAACCTGATTACCGGTCGTACACAGGCTGAGGCCCAGAATATTAAAAATTTCCTTGATAATGGATCAGCATCCCGCGATGTACGCGACAACTGGCCCCAGATGTACCAAACCATCAATTATGCAAACCAGTTGATCCGTTCGGCTCCGACGGCCACCAAATTATCCGAAAAAGTTCGCAACAGTGTGCTTGGACATGCCTATTTTATGCGCGCATTTGCTTACCTGTGGCTGGCTCCCTGGTACGGCGACAATGGTCCCAACGGTGGTATCCCTATCGTGACTGAGAATACAGGTATTGATGAGATTGACGTTCCCAGGCCGCCCTCAGTATTGGATAATTACGATATGATCATTGAAGATCTGGATAAAGCGGCTGAATTATTGCCCTATTTTGATGAAATTCCATCGAATGACTGGGGCCTGATGCACAAAACCGCTGCCTGGTCATTAATGGCCCGCGCTGCCCTTTATGCCGCCCAATACGACAATTCCTATTATCAGAAAGTAATTGAATATACCGACCGTGTTATCAATACAGGTAAGCATTCGCTCGTTACTAACTATGCCGATGTGTTTACCATTGAACAGAACTGGAGCCCTGAGTATATCATGAGTGTTACCAGCACTGAAATCGACGGTTCAAAACTTCCGGGGGTGCTCTTCCAGAATGGCGGTTTCGGAATTTACAATACCTGGGGATATTTCCAGCCGACGCTGGAACTTTACAATGCATTTGAAGAAGGCGACACCCGTCGAGCAGCAACCATACTTGCCCCGGGTGAAACCGTTCAGTTTGTCGGAAACGAAATAGTATGGGCAGTAAATCCTGCGTCTGTTTCAAGCCCGTCAGCACTTACTTTCCGTAAGTATCTGGCCCCTTTCGCTCCGGCTGACGCCGTTGGAACTACGGTCAATCCAAACAGCGACAACGGAACCACTGATCTTAATATTCCGCTTGTAAGGTATTCCGATGTACTGCTTATGAAAGCAGAGGCCCTTATCTGGACAGGCCAGAATGGCGATGGTCCGCTCAATGAGGTAAGAGTTCGTGCCGGACTTACGCCCAAAACCAATGCAACCAAGGCTGACCTGAAAAACGAACGCAGGTGCGAATTTGCATTGGAGTTCGGGGTCTTCCGTCATCTTGACCTGGTTCGCTGGGGAGATGCTCAGGCAGTTTATGCTCAGCCATTACACGGTTATAAAGTTAACCTCGGCGGGAACGGTATTGAATCACTCGAAGTTATTGAAGTATGGCCGGCCCGTAATTTCAATCCTTCCATTCACCACGTATTTCCGATTCCTGCCCGCGAAATTGCAAAGAGCACGAATCTTAAACAAAACCTTGGTTATTAATATGAGGAGGGAAAAGAGAGGGGTTAATACCTGATGGTTTTAATACCCCTCTCTTACCAGACTTTTTTAACATTAAAAACGCTGAACAATGAGAAAAATATTCACCTTTTTATTCATTGCCATTACCATAGCCTTTTTGGGTTGTACCGATGAGGAAAATAAGGTAGATGGCCGCCTTCTCGGACTTGATATTAAATTCAAGCATACCAGCCCCAGAACCGGTGAGGTTTTAACCAACGTTTACGAAGATGCTTACCGCGATGGTGACATGGTTCAGATCAGCATTGAATCAAGCTACGAAATTGAAAGGATTGAAGTGGTAAACGGAACAACCAAAACCGCCCTGACAACCATTGATGTTAACGGCACAACTGCTTCATTCAGTTATCCCGCTGCAGATCTCGAAATACCGTTCGGACAGCGGGCAGCACTTAAGTTTCATTTCTATTTTAATGATGCCGGGAAAGACGGATTTGATTACCCTTCAATGAAGTCCATCACCTTCAATGCCAACAGCGATATCCCTTCCATCGTAAATTTCAAAAAATCTGATGGAAGTGTTGTGGAGCTGAAAACTACAGATTACAACATTGTTGGTTTTGCCGAAGATGAAGTTCATGGTGTTTATGCAACAACCATTCCTGATGAGATCTCTTATCTGGAAGTCGAGAACTCTTCATTACTCAATTTTGGTGCCAGCCGCAACTTCTCCATCAGTTTCTGGATTCAGTCAGACCATGATGAAAGTGATCCTGCAATTATGGGAACCCAGGACTGGAACAGTTCAAACAATAAAGGTTGGGTAATTGCATGGCTCAATGGCCGCATCAGGGCGGTTGCCTGCGATGGCGATGGAAATAAAACCGACCTGCGCACGGCAGAGGAACAATCAATTTTAGGGGCTGACTGGCATTTTGTTACCGTTGTTTTCAATCGCACCGCGAATGCCGAGATATGGATTGACGGACAACTGGCTGTTTCTACCGTTATGGTTAACGGCAACATTGACACAGGGCTCCCTGTGAAAATCAACCAGGACGGAACCGGGACTTACAGCCCGAGGCTGGGTGCAAAATACAGCGATATTTTCTTTTACGACTATGCACTCACAGAAGCACAGATACAGGCAATTTTTAACGCCAAATAAATGATCTCCTGCTGCAGGATTGAAGTAACGATTCGTTCTGATGCACAATTAATCAACCCATTGATGAATAATACTGCTTTTGAAGGCATATATTGAATAAACACGTTTTGGTTGGTTGCGTGTGGTGGCTTGTACACAGTTTTTGCGGGATGTAGTGCCTTTTTCCTGTAGAAATGGCGAAAGCGGATAAGGTTGGATGATTGTTGATTCTGACCTTATCCGGTACAAGCATATGGTTCAGCGTACTTTTCCTGATGAATCCGATAATGACCAACATTCCGGTTTTAGCATACGAATTTATTAAAACCTTATTAAACCCGCCTTTATGAAAATCAGGAACATATTTATCCTGTTATTACCCGGCATAATCATGATGCAGGGAAGTCATTGGCTGCATGCTCAATCGCTTACCCTGCGCGGACATTCGCACAACGATTATGAGCGGGAAAGGCCGTTTTTCTCTGCGTGGGAGAACCGGTTGGGTTCGATTGAGGCAGATATCTGGGCGGTGGATTCAGTTTTATATGTTGCGCACGACCGGGAGGAAGTAACTCCCGGGATTACCCTTTGGTCATTGTATCTGAATCCGGTCATTGAATTGTATACTGCAAACCACGGAAAAGCATGGAGTGAAGATAACGGTTCATTCCAGTTGCTGATCGACCTTAAAAGCCCGGTTGTACCAACGCTGGATCTGCTGGTTGAAGTGTTGCTGCCGTATCCTCAGGTTTTTGACAGAGACATAAATCCCGGTGCGGTGGAAATCGTAATCAGCGGTTCGAGGCCAGCTCCTGATGATTTTAAAAAATATCCGGAGTTCATAAGGTTTGACGGAAATATCGGGGAAACTTACAGCCTGCAACAACTCGAAAGAATTTCACTGCTTAGCGCGTCTTTCAGTGATTTCAGCAACTGGAACGGAGAGGGTGCCCTGCCGTTGGCCGACCGCCGGAAACTTCAGCGCATAGTTGATGAAACACATCAACTGGGTAAGAAAGTCAGATTCTGGGGCGCACCGGATACTGAAAACGCCTGGGCGCAATTTATGGATTTGGGCATCGATTTTATTAATACCGATAAACCGGCACAATTTGCTGCTTTTTGTTTCAAAAAATGACAGATACGGTGAAAACCCGTATTTTCATAAGCAAAAACAAATTTTGTGATCATGACCTCAAGAAGGAATTTTTTAAGGAACGCTGCCTTGCTGGCAGCCTCGGCGGGGGCTCCCTCCATTGCCATGAAGGCAGCCGGTTTATCAGCCGGGAGCAGTTCAGATGCGCAAGCACCTGCCGACAGCAATGCCCGGTTCAAGAATACCTATGTTAAGAACGTATTTGTAACCGAAAACGAATTCCGCAATGCGCGTCCATCCATAACTCCATCTCCCGGGTTCGATATGGCGCGCGAAATTCTGCCCGTGCCTTTCTGGGAAGGGAATCCTGCAGCTGCTGAAATGTATTGGAAAGCATGGGAAATCGCATTCCGGAATATTAAAGATCCAGCACCGGCGTCCGGTTTTATCAGTTCGTACCTCGACACAGCTTACAACGGCAACATTTTCATGTGGGACTCGGCCTTTATTACCATGTTCGCACGATATGGAAGCCGGGCATACCCGTTTCAGAAAACTCTGGATAATTTCTATGCCAAACAGCACCCGGATGGATTCATTTGCAGGGAAATATGGGGCGATTCGGGTGAAGATTGTTTCCATCGTTACGATCCTACAAGCACAGGACCCAACATTATTCCCTGGAGCGAAATTGAGTATTATCATCATTTTGGCGACCTCGACAGAATTCATAAAATATTTCCGGTTTTAGTTGCCTATTACCAATGGTTACGCCTGAACCGGACGTGGCAGGATGGCTCGTACTGGTCGAGTGGATGGGGCACTGGTATGGATAACCAGCCCAGGGTGCATAAAAACTACAGCCCTATTTTCTCTCACGGGCATATGACCTGGCTCGATACCTGCCTGCAGCAGCTGTTTATCGGGAAAATTCTGGTTGACTTTGGTTTTTATACAGAGCGCTGGCAAGAGATTGAAGACATTGAGGACGAAACCAAGTTCCTGAAAAAATTCATCAAAGAAAAATTGTGGGATCCCAAAACATCCTTTTTCTATGATAAATATGCCGATGGCAGCCGTGGCAACTTCATGGGTATAGGTGCTTTCTGGGCGTTGTGGACGGATATTCTGGAGAAGCAGGAACTGGATTCTTTTGTAAAGCATCTGGTTAACAAAGATACCTTCAGCCGGCCTCATCCTGTGGCATCCATGCCGGCAAATCATGAAAAATATCAGTCCGATGGCAGGTACTGGCAAGGCGGGGTTTGGGCGCCCACCAATTATATGATCATCAGCGGACTCCGGTCCAAAGGATATCATGATGTTGCTTTTGACATCGCCGGCAGGCACTACAAACAGGTGGCTGAGGTTTTCCGCAAAACCGGTACATTCTGGGAATATTATTCTCCCGAAACTCCGGACCAGGGATTCTTAGCCCGCCCCGATTTTGTGGGCTGGACAGGCCTGGTACCTGTTTCTGTGCTTTTTGAAGGCATTTTTGGTATCAAAGTAGCGGTAACCAGCAAAACATTGAACTGGGATGTGCATCTGACCGACGCCCATGGAATTGACAGATATCCTTTTGGAAAAGATAACCTGCTCAATCTGAAGTGCAACGCCAGAAAAAATGCAGGCCATAAACCGCTCATTGAAATTCAGTCGGATACAGAGCTTACCTTGAACTATTCGTGGAAGGGAGGCAAAGATTCCATGAAAATTGTTCCCGGTACCAATCAAAACTTTTAAGCCATGAAAAGAAGGGATTTTGTGCTTACATCGGCTTTGGGCCTGAGTTACATCGGATTGGCGGGTACCCCTCTGAATGTATTTGCAAATCAGGGTTTTGTCGGAATGAGGCCCGCAAGGGAAAAACGCACATACATCAGTAAGGCAGTTGAAGAAGAGCTTGCTTTGATAAAGAAAGAAATTGCTGACCCGGAGATTGCCTGGTTGTTTGAAAACTGCTACCCGAACACCCTGGATACAACAGTAAGGTTTTCATTAAAAGGGGAAGAGCCCGACACTTTTATCATCACCGGTGATATTAATGCCATGTGGCTGCGCGATTCAACCGCCCAGGTATGGCCTTACCTGCATCTGGTGAACAAAGATGAAGCGCTTAAGGAATTATTCAAAGGGCTGATCAACCGCCAGGCCGGTTGCATCATTCTTGATCCTTATGCCAATGCCTTTAATCATGGTGCTGAAGGAAGTTATTGGGAAACTGACCTCACCGAGATGAAAAAGGAATTGCACGAACGCAAATGGGAGATTGATTCACTTTGTTACCCGGTGAGGTTATCCTATCATTACTGGAAAGAAACCGGTGATGCCTCGCCTTTTGGTGAAAAATGGCAGAAAGCGGCAAAACTGATCGTGCAAACCTTTAAAGAGCAGCAGCGCAAAGATGGCAAAGGTCCTTACAGTTTTATGCGGGTGACCGAACGCGCAACCGATACTGTGCCCGGTCAGGGTTATGGGAATCCGGTGAAGCCGAACGGGTTGATATGTTCAACCTTCAGGCCATCGGACGATGCCACCATTTTTCTTTTTCTGATTCCTTCCAACTATTTTGCCCTGGTTTCGCTCAGGCAGTTGGCCGAGATATCAGTAAATATCCATGGAAATGCTCCGTTTGCTGCTGAATGCAATGCCCTGGCCGATGAAGTGGAAGCGGCACTTAAAGAGTTTGCCATAGTCAGGCATCATAAACTCGGTGAATTTATTCCTTTTGAGGTGGATGGTTTCGGGAATTATCACCTGATGGACGATGCCAATGTTCCCAGTCTGCTTTCGCTGCCATACCTCGGTGCACTGAAGAATGATGATCCCCTTTATCAGCAGACCCGCAAGCTTTTACTCAGCGAACATAATCCCTGGTTCAGCAGGGGGAAATATGCCGAAGGCATTGGCGGCCCGCATGTTGGTGAACATATGATCTGGCCCATGAGTATCATTATGCGGGCCATGACTTCCACTGACAAACAGGAAATCAGGCAGTGCCTGGGCTGGCTGAAACGCACCCATGCCGATACCGGATTTATGCATGAATCATTTCACAAAGATGACCCGAAGAATTTCACCAGGTCATGGTTTGCATGGGCAAATACCTTGTTTGGTGAACTGATTGTCAAAGTACACCAAAATCATCCTGAAATTCTAAAAGAGATTCTGTAAAAACCTGCTGACATGAAAAAAATTCTTGTTTTACTCACATTAACAGTAATTCTTTTTACTTCCTGCTCCAGAAGCAGGCAAAAACCTGCCGATTACGTCAATCCGTTTATAGGAACCGGCTTTCATGGACATACCTATCCCGGAGCAACCACTCCATTCGGTGCAGTGCAGTTGAGCCCCGATACCAGGCGCGGAAACTGGGATGCCTGTTCAGGATATCACTACAGCGACAGCAGCATGTACGGGTTTTCACATACCCATCTGAGTGGAACGGGATGTATTGACCTGGGCGACATACTGTTTCATCCTACCATAAAGGATGTGGCCCTGAAACCGGAAGGCTATATTTACGATATGCTTCCGTTTTCACACGATAATGAGAAAGCATCTCCCGGATTTTACGAAGTAAGTTTCCCTGAAACCGGTATCAAAGCTTCTTTAACTGCTACGCCAAGGGTTGGAATTCATCAGTATACTTTCCCTGAGTCGGCCGGATCAAAGATTATTATTGATCTGGCACACAGCCTTGACAATGAAAGAATAGACCATCTGGATCTTAAGGTGGTGAGTGATACTGAGATTGCCGGGGCCAGGCTCACCAGCGGATGGACCCCCAATCAGCACATATACTTTGTTGCCAGGTTTTCAAAGCCATTTGGCAATGTAAGGTTGGTTTCGTCGGGTATTGAGATTCAGGACTCCATCAACATCAGCGGTAAAAATATTCAGGCCATCATTGGCTTCGAAACCGGAAAAGGCGAAAAAATTGACGTGAATGTCGGCACATCGCTGGTAAGTATTGACAATGCAAGGCTGAATCTTGAAGCCGAAGCCCCTGATTTCGGCTTTGAAAAATACAGAAAAAAAGCTGAATCCCTTTGGGATGAAGCATTGTCATCAATTCAGGTAGATGGCAGATCCGAATCTGACAAGGAGATCTTTTACACAGCCATGTATCACACCATGGTGGTGCCCAATCTTGTGAGCGATGTCAACGGAGATTTTCGCACGCACGATATGCAGATAAAGCGACTGCCGGAAGGCCGGAATATGTACTCAACGCTTTCGCTGTGGGATACTTACCGGACCTGGCATCCGCTGATGACATTGGTTAACAGCAATTTGACAACCGATATCGTCCATTCCATGCTTGAAATGTACGAAACCACCGGAGAATTACCGATCTGGCCTTTGGCTTCCGGCGAAACAGGAACCATGATTGGTTATCACTCGGTTTCTGCAATCTGGGATGCCTGGCAAAAGGGAATCAGGGATTTCGACGGAGAAAAGGCGCTGAATGCGATGGTTGTTTCTTCACAAAAGCCCAGAAAGGGAGGAAGCCACTACCTTACGCAGGGATGGATTCCTGCAAATATGGAAAAGGAATCGGTTTCATGTCTGCTTGAGTATGCCTATGATGATTGGTGTATTGCAATGATGGCCAAAGAGTTGGGTAAGGAGGACATACATAAGGAATATACCCGCCGGGCATATAATTATCTGAATGCTTTCGATGGAAATACTGGCTTTTTCAGAGGGAAGCGCTCCGATGGAAACTGGGTTACTCCTTTCAGTCCAGTGGTGGTGAGCCGCGATTATACCGAAGCCACAGCCTGGCAATACCGTTTTTATGTACCGCATGATGTTCATGGATTTACCCAGCTATTGGGCGGATATGAGCAGTTTAATGCTGCCCTCGACCAGTTATTCAGCGAGAACACAAAGTTTATTGCCGAAATACCTGATATTACCGGACTTATCGGGCAATATGCACATGGCAATGAACCGAGCCATCATGTGGCTTTTCTCTATAATTATTCCGGCGAGCCATGGAAAACCCAGGAAAGGGTGAGATACATCCTTAAAGAATTGTATCAGGCCGCCCCTGAAGGTATTCCGGGTAATGAAGATTGTGGACAGATGTCGGCCTGGTACATTATGAGCAGTCTTGGGATTTATCCGGTTTGCCCCGGAAGCGGTGAGTATGCCCTATCTTCACCCCTGTTTGAGAAGGCCAGTATGAAACTTCATAATGGCAAGACATTGGAAATCAAGGCGAATGATCCTCAAAAGAACGCTTATATCAGCAAGGTTACCTTTAACGGCACTGAAATTACTGCCAATTTTATCACTCATGAAATGCTGATGCAGGGCGGAGTGCTGGAATTTACCCTTACCGGCAAACCTGTTAAAACACGTGGAGTAACCGATGCTGATGCGCCTTATTCGCTTACGGCAAATAATATGGTTTCAACAGTTTATTGCCCCAACGATCTGCACTTGTTTATTGATGAAACCATGCTCGAACTGGGCTGTATCACCCCCGGTTCGGAGATCAGATTTACGCTGGATGGCTCGGAGCCCATGCAAAATTCAACGTTGTATGCCAATCCTGTTAAACTGACTCAATCTGCGCAGGTGAGGGCGAGGGCTTTCAGGGAAGGCTATGCTCCCGGCCCTGAGTTTAATGTAAAAGCTACCAAAGCGCTGATGCGCCTGCCCGAAAAGAAATCGGCCACTGAAAACGGGGTGCGTTTCAAATACTTTGAAGGAAAGTTTAAACGTACAGATGACATGCTGGGAGCCACCGCTCTGAAAAGTGGAATCCTTCCCGAACCATCTATTGACGGAGCTGAGGTTGAAGATTCCTTTGGCTTTGAATTTACAGGATACCTTTTTATTCCTGCTGATGGAATTTACGATTTCTATACCGAATCAGACGATGGCAGTGTGCTGATGATTGGATCCGAAGTGGTGGTGGATAACGACGGATCACACGGAGCCATCCGGGCAACCGGAAAGATTGCCCTCAGCAAAGGTTATCACAGCTTCATACTGCGGTATTTTGAAGATTACGAAGGCAACTCCCTGGAATGGGGCTGGAAAAAGCCCGGCAGTTATGCGATGGAGTTAATTGCCGCAAAAGACCTGTTTCTGAATTAGTTAAAATTGTTTCTCAATGAAGAAGATACTCTTTCTGGTAATATTAGCGCTGCCACTTGTTTACAGTTGTAAAAACAATGAGCTGGTCAGGATCAATGTGCTGAGTTTCAACATCAGATACGATAACCCGGACGATTCGCTCAATAACTGGAAATACCGCAGGGATTTTGCTTCAGAAATGATTCGTTTTTACGGGGCTGATATTATCGGTGCCCAGGAAGTGCTTAAAAATCAATTAGATGACCTGGATAACGCATTGCCCGGGTTTTCTTACATCGGTGTTGGTCGCCTGGATGGCAAGGAAGATGGAGAATTTGCACCCATCTTTTATAATTCCGGCAGGTTTTCGGTGCTTGAAAGTGGTCATTTCTGGCTCAGTGAAACACCTGAAATTCCCGGATCAAAAGGTTGGGATGCTGCCTGCGAGCGCATTGTAACCTGGGCGGTTTTCAAAGATAAACCGAGCGGTAAATCCTTTGCTTTCTACAATACACACTTTGATCATGTGGGAGAAACCGCTCAGCAGGAGAGTGCCATCATGCTGCTGGCTCATATCCGGGAAAATGTCAAGGGAATTCCGGTAGTTCTTACCGGAGATTTTAATGTAATCCCCGGTTCTGAAGCCGTGAACACCCTGCTTTCGGGTGATCTGCTGGTTGAAGCCGGTAATATTTCCGGAATCAACTATGGCCCGTCATGGACATTTCATGACTTCGGCCGTGTTCCTTTAAAGGATCGTGTAAAAATTGATTATATGTTTGTCAGTCAACCCATAAAGGTCGAATCTTATGCATCAATTTCAGAACAGAAAGACTCGGTCTACCTGTCTGACCATAATCCTGTCTTTGCAAAACTGGTTCTTCAATAAATAATTTTCGGAAAACCAGATTGTCAAATTAATAACAAACTGTTTGGTCTCCTTAAGTTCAACAACAAGATAAAATTGATCTCACAATGAAGAAAAAATATTTTCTGTTTGTCTTTGCCCTGGCTATTGCCTGGTTATTTATAAGTCCTGCTGTTTTTGCACAATACGAAAAAACGGAAGAAAGCGGCGATAAACTGGCTTATGTTAAGCAGCAACCTTACGAAACGGTAAAGGTAACTACTCCTGCGGGAAAAGTTGTTAAGAATGTGATACTTATGATTGGCGATGGTATGGGTTTGACTCAGGTTTCAACTGCCTGGGTTGCCAATCACGGAAATTTGAACATAGATAACTTCCCTGTTATCGGGCTTAAAAGGACTTATGCTGCCAATAAGCTGATCACCGATTCAGGAGCAGCCGGCACGGCCCTGGCAACCGGAAAAAAAACCAATTACCATTCGGTGGGGGTGGATACTGCGGGCAATTCCATTCCTTCGCTCACCGATCTGGCATCGGAAAAGGGATTGTCAACCGCTGTGGTTGTTACCTGCAATCTTTCAGATGCTACGCCTTCGGCCTTCTGCGCAAGCAACAAAGACCGGGATAACGAGGAGGAAATTGCCGCCGATTATCTCAACTGCAATGTAGACTATATTTTTGGCGGAGGACGCAATCAGTTTTATAAAAGGAAAGACGGTCGTAACCTTTTTAAGGAAATGGAGGCCAAAGGTTATCAGGTGTGTTTCACCTGGGAAGAGACCGCCAAAATAGAAACAGGGAAGGTTTTCTCTGTGCTTGATGATGGTCAGTTGCCATTGTATCCCGAAAGGGGAGAGGTTTTTAAAGATGCCACCCTGCATGCGCTGAGTCTGCTTTCCGGAAGCGAAAAAGGATTTTTTGCCATGTTCGAAGGGTCGCGTATTGATGATTGCGGACACTGGCATGATATTCCCGCCCTCATCAATGAGATGGCTGATTTTGATCAGACCATAGGCAGAGTGCTGCAATGGGCCGAAAAGGATGGAGAAACGCTGGTGATT
It includes:
- a CDS encoding glycoside hydrolase family 125 protein yields the protein MKRRDFVLTSALGLSYIGLAGTPLNVFANQGFVGMRPAREKRTYISKAVEEELALIKKEIADPEIAWLFENCYPNTLDTTVRFSLKGEEPDTFIITGDINAMWLRDSTAQVWPYLHLVNKDEALKELFKGLINRQAGCIILDPYANAFNHGAEGSYWETDLTEMKKELHERKWEIDSLCYPVRLSYHYWKETGDASPFGEKWQKAAKLIVQTFKEQQRKDGKGPYSFMRVTERATDTVPGQGYGNPVKPNGLICSTFRPSDDATIFLFLIPSNYFALVSLRQLAEISVNIHGNAPFAAECNALADEVEAALKEFAIVRHHKLGEFIPFEVDGFGNYHLMDDANVPSLLSLPYLGALKNDDPLYQQTRKLLLSEHNPWFSRGKYAEGIGGPHVGEHMIWPMSIIMRAMTSTDKQEIRQCLGWLKRTHADTGFMHESFHKDDPKNFTRSWFAWANTLFGELIVKVHQNHPEILKEIL
- a CDS encoding GH92 family glycosyl hydrolase, translating into MKKILVLLTLTVILFTSCSRSRQKPADYVNPFIGTGFHGHTYPGATTPFGAVQLSPDTRRGNWDACSGYHYSDSSMYGFSHTHLSGTGCIDLGDILFHPTIKDVALKPEGYIYDMLPFSHDNEKASPGFYEVSFPETGIKASLTATPRVGIHQYTFPESAGSKIIIDLAHSLDNERIDHLDLKVVSDTEIAGARLTSGWTPNQHIYFVARFSKPFGNVRLVSSGIEIQDSINISGKNIQAIIGFETGKGEKIDVNVGTSLVSIDNARLNLEAEAPDFGFEKYRKKAESLWDEALSSIQVDGRSESDKEIFYTAMYHTMVVPNLVSDVNGDFRTHDMQIKRLPEGRNMYSTLSLWDTYRTWHPLMTLVNSNLTTDIVHSMLEMYETTGELPIWPLASGETGTMIGYHSVSAIWDAWQKGIRDFDGEKALNAMVVSSQKPRKGGSHYLTQGWIPANMEKESVSCLLEYAYDDWCIAMMAKELGKEDIHKEYTRRAYNYLNAFDGNTGFFRGKRSDGNWVTPFSPVVVSRDYTEATAWQYRFYVPHDVHGFTQLLGGYEQFNAALDQLFSENTKFIAEIPDITGLIGQYAHGNEPSHHVAFLYNYSGEPWKTQERVRYILKELYQAAPEGIPGNEDCGQMSAWYIMSSLGIYPVCPGSGEYALSSPLFEKASMKLHNGKTLEIKANDPQKNAYISKVTFNGTEITANFITHEMLMQGGVLEFTLTGKPVKTRGVTDADAPYSLTANNMVSTVYCPNDLHLFIDETMLELGCITPGSEIRFTLDGSEPMQNSTLYANPVKLTQSAQVRARAFREGYAPGPEFNVKATKALMRLPEKKSATENGVRFKYFEGKFKRTDDMLGATALKSGILPEPSIDGAEVEDSFGFEFTGYLFIPADGIYDFYTESDDGSVLMIGSEVVVDNDGSHGAIRATGKIALSKGYHSFILRYFEDYEGNSLEWGWKKPGSYAMELIAAKDLFLN
- a CDS encoding MGH1-like glycoside hydrolase domain-containing protein, with amino-acid sequence MTSRRNFLRNAALLAASAGAPSIAMKAAGLSAGSSSDAQAPADSNARFKNTYVKNVFVTENEFRNARPSITPSPGFDMAREILPVPFWEGNPAAAEMYWKAWEIAFRNIKDPAPASGFISSYLDTAYNGNIFMWDSAFITMFARYGSRAYPFQKTLDNFYAKQHPDGFICREIWGDSGEDCFHRYDPTSTGPNIIPWSEIEYYHHFGDLDRIHKIFPVLVAYYQWLRLNRTWQDGSYWSSGWGTGMDNQPRVHKNYSPIFSHGHMTWLDTCLQQLFIGKILVDFGFYTERWQEIEDIEDETKFLKKFIKEKLWDPKTSFFYDKYADGSRGNFMGIGAFWALWTDILEKQELDSFVKHLVNKDTFSRPHPVASMPANHEKYQSDGRYWQGGVWAPTNYMIISGLRSKGYHDVAFDIAGRHYKQVAEVFRKTGTFWEYYSPETPDQGFLARPDFVGWTGLVPVSVLFEGIFGIKVAVTSKTLNWDVHLTDAHGIDRYPFGKDNLLNLKCNARKNAGHKPLIEIQSDTELTLNYSWKGGKDSMKIVPGTNQNF
- a CDS encoding endonuclease/exonuclease/phosphatase family protein, coding for MKKILFLVILALPLVYSCKNNELVRINVLSFNIRYDNPDDSLNNWKYRRDFASEMIRFYGADIIGAQEVLKNQLDDLDNALPGFSYIGVGRLDGKEDGEFAPIFYNSGRFSVLESGHFWLSETPEIPGSKGWDAACERIVTWAVFKDKPSGKSFAFYNTHFDHVGETAQQESAIMLLAHIRENVKGIPVVLTGDFNVIPGSEAVNTLLSGDLLVEAGNISGINYGPSWTFHDFGRVPLKDRVKIDYMFVSQPIKVESYASISEQKDSVYLSDHNPVFAKLVLQ